The following proteins are encoded in a genomic region of Chryseobacterium cucumeris:
- the mce gene encoding methylmalonyl-CoA epimerase, translated as MKLEHIGIAVKSLGVSDELFAKLLGKESYKKETVEREGVVTSFYETGESKIELLEASNPESPISKFIDKKGEGIHHLAFGVENILEEVKRLKKEGFQFISEEPKEGADNKLVVFLHPKSTNGVLVELCQEKQ; from the coding sequence ATGAAGCTAGAACATATTGGTATTGCCGTAAAATCTTTAGGCGTTTCTGATGAACTTTTTGCAAAACTATTAGGAAAAGAATCCTATAAAAAAGAAACGGTTGAAAGAGAAGGTGTGGTGACTTCTTTTTACGAAACAGGAGAAAGTAAAATTGAACTTCTGGAAGCCAGTAATCCTGAAAGCCCGATCTCTAAATTTATTGATAAAAAGGGAGAGGGCATCCATCATCTCGCATTTGGGGTTGAAAATATTCTTGAGGAAGTAAAAAGGTTAAAAAAAGAAGGATTTCAGTTTATCTCCGAAGAACCGAAAGAAGGTGCTGATAACAAATTAGTTGTATTCCTTCATCCGAAGTCTACCAACGGCGTGCTGGTAGAACTTTGCCAAGAAAAGCAATAA
- the rbfA gene encoding 30S ribosome-binding factor RbfA, which produces MESNRQRKVAQIIQEDFAELFRKQAAESKQSILVSVSDVKVTADLGIAKIYLSIFPQEFRTAVMKEIEENKPQYRNFIGQKMAKQVRIIPQLNFYLDTALDDVERLERELRGEGDNPVL; this is translated from the coding sequence ATGGAAAGTAACAGACAAAGAAAAGTAGCACAGATCATTCAGGAAGACTTCGCGGAGCTTTTCCGCAAACAGGCTGCAGAAAGCAAACAGAGCATATTGGTATCTGTTTCAGATGTAAAAGTAACTGCCGACTTAGGAATTGCCAAAATTTATTTAAGCATTTTTCCACAGGAATTCCGTACCGCTGTGATGAAGGAAATTGAAGAAAACAAACCTCAATACAGAAATTTCATTGGCCAGAAAATGGCAAAGCAGGTGCGTATTATTCCACAACTTAACTTTTACCTGGATACCGCTCTTGATGATGTTGAAAGACTGGAAAGAGAATTAAGAGGCGAAGGCGACAATCCTGTTTTATAG
- a CDS encoding ABC transporter permease, translated as MKNIAFYIASRYLLAKKGSTAVTFITWLAVGAMTVAVAAMFVIISVFSGLEDLNKDLISNLHADLTLKSTSGKTIKNLDNVTKTLISNKEISSFSRVIEEKVYISFNGKGDIAYLRGVDSAYVKVNPINKEVFYGTYPSFRYSNEVLMENSLDNRLSIPVDSSNHYATVFMPKPGTGIITKEEDIYNKRDILVTGVFPGKDQLDNYIVSPIELTEELLSLPKNSAYQIVIKLKNPENADAVKQSLLSSLGKNIEIKTKEEENAAFWKMINTEKLFIYLIFALVIFITTFNLAGAIIILQLDKKEQAKSLISLGFPLSHLRMTYFYTGLLIVISGVITGLIFGTALCYFQLYTEFFRANEVLPFPVKIVGKNYLIVALTASLFGITISWFFSKISKEYITKN; from the coding sequence TTGAAGAATATTGCATTTTACATAGCATCCAGATACCTTTTGGCTAAAAAAGGAAGTACTGCCGTTACGTTCATTACGTGGCTGGCCGTAGGTGCCATGACGGTTGCTGTGGCTGCAATGTTCGTCATTATTTCGGTATTTTCAGGACTTGAAGACCTGAATAAAGACCTCATTTCCAATCTTCATGCTGATCTTACTTTAAAAAGCACTTCCGGAAAAACAATTAAAAATCTGGATAATGTCACAAAAACTCTCATCAGCAACAAAGAAATCAGCAGTTTCTCCCGTGTTATTGAAGAAAAAGTTTACATCAGCTTCAATGGAAAGGGTGACATTGCCTATTTAAGGGGGGTAGATTCTGCCTATGTAAAGGTAAATCCTATCAATAAAGAGGTATTCTACGGAACCTATCCAAGTTTCAGATACTCCAATGAGGTATTGATGGAGAACAGTCTGGATAACAGACTTTCAATTCCTGTAGATTCTTCCAATCATTATGCAACAGTCTTCATGCCCAAACCGGGAACAGGGATTATTACCAAAGAAGAAGACATCTATAATAAAAGAGATATTCTGGTAACGGGTGTTTTCCCCGGAAAAGATCAGCTGGACAATTATATCGTTTCTCCAATTGAGCTTACGGAAGAATTACTTAGTCTTCCTAAAAATTCGGCTTACCAGATTGTTATTAAATTGAAAAATCCGGAAAATGCAGATGCAGTAAAACAAAGTCTGCTTTCTTCACTGGGAAAAAATATTGAGATCAAAACCAAGGAAGAAGAGAATGCTGCTTTCTGGAAAATGATCAACACTGAAAAGCTTTTTATTTACCTGATCTTTGCATTGGTTATCTTTATTACCACCTTTAATCTTGCCGGAGCCATTATCATCCTTCAGCTTGATAAAAAAGAGCAGGCAAAATCATTGATATCACTCGGCTTTCCTTTAAGCCATTTAAGAATGACCTATTTCTACACCGGACTCCTGATTGTTATTTCCGGAGTAATTACCGGATTAATTTTTGGAACAGCACTTTGCTATTTCCAGCTTTACACAGAATTCTTCAGAGCCAATGAGGTTCTGCCATTCCCGGTAAAAATTGTAGGAAAGAACTATCTTATTGTAGCCCTTACGGCTTCCTTATTTGGAATCACTATTTCTTGGTTCTTTTCAAAAATCAGCAAAGAATATATTACTAAAAACTAA
- a CDS encoding endonuclease has translation MKQILSFFLLSVAFMSALAQAPAGYYNQSPTLTGAALKTALKTIISNGHIDNGYGGLWTGYATTDRDYFYENDGTILDIYSENPNGTDQYNFTLGTSQCGSAGYSNEGDCYNREHVVPQSLFNNASPMVADIHFIRATDGKVNGMRSNYPFGIVGTPSFTSKNGSKLGNSVSAGYAGTVFEPIDAFKGDIARMILYFVTRYEDKLPNFTSGDMLGNTAFPGLQPWALNQYLAWNAMDPVSPEEIARNNASYTYQGNRNPFIDHPEYVTQIWGAPVIDSQAPTAATNLVASNPTSNSIALSWTAATDNVGVTSYQIYANGTLKATVSGTTTSTIVSGLSPLTQYTFYIIAKDAFSNSSPQSTTATETTLDTPAGGGSCGTENFEMITGPVNTYMTVNWTNNGISWTATDARVDQTINNKAITIKNGTLTSSTFSGGVQSLTLTTQLKFSGSAGYFNVLVNDVNVGTIPYSNVVTTTTINNINVSGNAVIKLTNSSLTNRVALDDLSWTCFGTTLATAENQKDKSDFTIYPNPVRNNELFVKGENLSKISKADIYDLSGKLIETIANPFRHSNRISLKGLLKGTYILKTDNFSTKFIVD, from the coding sequence ATGAAACAAATTTTATCTTTTTTTCTTTTAAGCGTTGCATTTATGAGCGCTTTGGCACAGGCTCCGGCTGGATATTATAACCAATCGCCAACCTTAACAGGTGCAGCTCTGAAAACAGCTCTGAAAACTATTATCAGCAACGGACATATAGACAATGGCTATGGAGGTTTATGGACTGGCTATGCCACTACTGACCGTGATTATTTTTATGAAAATGACGGAACAATTCTGGATATTTATTCTGAAAACCCCAATGGAACGGATCAGTATAATTTCACCCTGGGAACCAGTCAGTGCGGATCTGCCGGATATTCTAATGAAGGTGACTGCTACAACAGAGAGCACGTTGTTCCTCAAAGTTTGTTCAACAATGCTTCCCCAATGGTCGCTGACATTCATTTTATTCGTGCTACAGACGGAAAAGTAAACGGAATGAGATCCAACTATCCTTTCGGAATTGTAGGAACCCCTTCTTTTACTTCGAAAAACGGATCAAAATTAGGAAATTCTGTATCAGCAGGATATGCAGGTACCGTATTTGAACCCATTGATGCTTTCAAAGGAGACATCGCAAGAATGATTCTTTATTTTGTAACAAGATATGAGGATAAACTTCCTAACTTCACTTCCGGTGATATGCTTGGCAACACAGCATTTCCGGGATTACAGCCCTGGGCACTTAATCAGTATTTAGCGTGGAATGCAATGGATCCGGTATCGCCGGAAGAAATTGCCAGAAACAATGCTTCTTATACTTACCAGGGAAACAGAAACCCTTTCATTGATCACCCTGAATATGTTACCCAGATCTGGGGAGCTCCGGTTATTGACAGCCAGGCTCCTACAGCAGCAACCAACCTTGTTGCCAGCAATCCAACTTCAAACTCTATTGCTTTAAGCTGGACAGCTGCAACAGATAACGTGGGAGTAACTTCTTACCAGATTTACGCCAACGGAACATTAAAAGCTACTGTTTCAGGGACAACTACATCTACTATTGTTTCAGGATTATCTCCGCTTACTCAATATACATTCTATATCATTGCTAAAGATGCTTTCTCAAACTCTTCTCCACAAAGCACAACCGCTACAGAAACTACTCTTGATACACCTGCCGGAGGAGGAAGCTGCGGAACTGAAAATTTTGAAATGATCACCGGCCCTGTAAATACATACATGACAGTAAACTGGACCAACAATGGAATTTCATGGACTGCTACAGACGCAAGAGTTGACCAGACCATCAATAATAAAGCTATTACCATAAAAAATGGAACTTTAACAAGTTCAACTTTCTCAGGTGGAGTTCAGAGTTTAACATTAACAACTCAATTGAAATTCTCCGGAAGCGCAGGATACTTCAATGTTCTTGTAAACGACGTCAATGTAGGAACTATTCCTTACAGTAATGTTGTTACTACAACTACCATTAATAATATAAATGTAAGCGGAAATGCTGTCATTAAACTGACAAATTCTTCTCTTACCAACAGAGTGGCTCTGGATGACCTAAGCTGGACATGTTTCGGAACTACTTTGGCTACTGCTGAAAACCAAAAGGACAAATCAGACTTCACTATCTACCCTAACCCGGTAAGAAATAATGAATTATTTGTAAAAGGAGAAAACCTTAGCAAAATTTCAAAAGCTGATATCTATGATCTTTCCGGAAAATTAATTGAAACGATCGCCAACCCTTTCAGACATTCAAATAGGATCAGCCTTAAAGGTTTGCTTAAAGGAACTTACATTCTGAAAACAGATAATTTCTCTACTAAATTTATCGTAGATTAA
- a CDS encoding shikimate dehydrogenase family protein produces MDSNKKLGLIGRNISYSFSKKFFENKFQKLMLKNFSYDIFDLNEINEVENLFASPDLLGFNVTIPYKEKIIDYLDELSDEAEKIGAVNCVLIQDGKKTGYNTDAFGFEKTLLLHRKPSQDKALILGNGGAAKAVKYALDKHSIPSVTISRSTEINFENLDQETVAEHKIIIQCTPVGTFPNVKDCLNFPFDGLSSDHLVIDLIYNPNYTQFIINASEKGAKTVNGYYMLEQQAEKAWEIWNFQKK; encoded by the coding sequence ATGGATTCCAATAAAAAATTAGGATTGATAGGACGAAACATTTCCTATTCTTTTTCTAAAAAATTCTTCGAAAACAAGTTCCAAAAGCTCATGCTGAAGAACTTCTCCTACGATATTTTTGATCTGAACGAAATTAATGAAGTAGAAAACCTTTTTGCTTCTCCGGACCTTTTAGGTTTCAATGTAACGATTCCTTACAAAGAAAAAATAATAGATTATCTGGATGAATTAAGTGATGAAGCGGAGAAAATAGGCGCCGTAAACTGCGTTCTTATTCAGGATGGTAAGAAAACCGGCTATAATACAGATGCATTCGGTTTTGAAAAGACGCTTCTTTTGCACAGAAAACCTTCACAGGATAAAGCTTTGATTTTAGGAAACGGAGGAGCTGCAAAAGCCGTAAAATATGCATTGGACAAACACAGTATTCCTTCAGTCACCATTTCCAGAAGTACGGAAATCAATTTTGAAAATCTTGATCAGGAAACTGTTGCTGAACATAAAATTATCATTCAGTGTACGCCGGTAGGTACTTTTCCCAATGTGAAAGACTGTCTTAATTTTCCTTTTGACGGGCTTTCTTCAGATCATCTGGTTATCGACCTGATTTACAATCCCAATTACACCCAATTCATTATCAATGCCTCTGAAAAAGGAGCAAAAACTGTGAATGGCTATTATATGCTTGAACAGCAAGCAGAAAAAGCCTGGGAAATTTGGAATTTTCAAAAAAAATAA
- a CDS encoding DUF349 domain-containing protein: MTTENNLSENEEKKNPNEVSQDTSENTVSHDANHHDDDTEHLDEHEEEISLADALKEMEKIINTPNAGENFKRFNQLKEKASHYIHDEVEDKKHEYVEAGNPAENFSYEHPSQAKYSALVNIFKEKHDDFQKGQEEEQKKNLDHRQSIIERLKNLYTSSEPGINLFKSIREIKEDWSKAGQVAKSEFKILNNNYFHHLNQFYQMLDLNKEFLEQEYSHNLEKREHIIARAKELENEPVIQKALNELQYLHKLWKEEAEPVAEEFREKTWEEFKEISNKIHERKSELSASIEKEQTVNLEKKNEIIAEIKKLSEPSETPNHNYWQNAIKRVEDLRSEFLKTGSVPRKLSNQNWNDFKTTLRGFNTTKNNYYKSLKGSQQANLEEKLKLIQTAQDNMNNEEWDIAVPLFKKLQEDWKKIGHVPKSMTNKIWDEFRDACNAFFNNYREKSNTSTDNWKENYKNKKALLDELKEVSNEEGSIERIEQIKTSWNNIGKVPRDKISINSEFNKTLREKLKINKINELELKEEGLSENQLTDKARKIKNQISDLEAEIVKLENNLSFFNKPSRENPLLKDTYNTIDEKKAHLETLKQNLHSIISGE, translated from the coding sequence ATGACTACAGAAAACAATCTTTCTGAAAACGAAGAAAAGAAAAATCCTAACGAAGTATCTCAGGACACATCAGAAAACACGGTTTCTCATGATGCAAACCACCATGACGATGATACAGAACATCTGGATGAACATGAAGAAGAAATTTCCCTTGCCGATGCTTTAAAGGAAATGGAAAAAATCATCAACACTCCCAACGCCGGTGAGAATTTCAAAAGATTCAATCAGCTGAAGGAAAAAGCAAGTCATTATATCCATGATGAAGTGGAAGATAAAAAGCATGAATATGTAGAAGCCGGAAATCCTGCTGAAAATTTCAGCTATGAACATCCATCTCAGGCAAAATATTCTGCATTGGTTAATATCTTCAAGGAAAAACATGATGACTTCCAGAAAGGACAGGAAGAAGAACAAAAGAAGAATCTGGACCACCGCCAAAGTATTATCGAAAGACTTAAAAATCTATACACAAGCTCTGAACCGGGAATCAATCTTTTCAAATCTATTCGCGAGATTAAAGAAGACTGGTCAAAAGCCGGACAGGTTGCCAAGTCTGAATTCAAAATTCTTAATAATAATTATTTCCACCATCTGAATCAGTTTTATCAGATGCTGGATCTGAATAAAGAATTTCTGGAACAGGAATACAGCCACAACCTGGAAAAGAGAGAGCATATCATTGCCCGTGCCAAAGAGCTTGAAAATGAGCCTGTAATTCAGAAAGCGTTAAACGAGCTTCAATATCTTCATAAACTCTGGAAAGAAGAAGCAGAGCCTGTTGCTGAAGAGTTCCGCGAAAAAACATGGGAGGAATTCAAAGAAATTTCCAACAAAATTCACGAAAGGAAGTCTGAACTTTCCGCATCCATTGAAAAAGAACAGACTGTAAACCTTGAAAAGAAGAATGAGATCATCGCTGAGATCAAGAAACTGTCTGAACCTTCGGAAACGCCCAACCACAACTACTGGCAGAATGCCATCAAAAGAGTGGAAGATCTGCGTTCTGAATTCTTAAAAACAGGAAGCGTTCCAAGAAAACTTTCCAATCAAAACTGGAATGATTTCAAAACGACACTAAGAGGCTTTAATACAACGAAAAATAATTACTACAAATCGTTGAAAGGTTCTCAACAGGCGAATCTTGAAGAAAAATTAAAACTGATCCAGACTGCACAGGACAATATGAATAACGAGGAATGGGATATCGCCGTTCCGTTATTCAAAAAACTTCAGGAAGACTGGAAAAAAATCGGCCACGTTCCAAAGAGCATGACAAATAAGATATGGGATGAATTCCGTGACGCCTGTAATGCATTCTTCAACAATTACAGAGAGAAGAGCAATACTTCTACCGACAACTGGAAGGAAAACTATAAAAACAAGAAAGCACTTCTTGATGAACTGAAAGAAGTTTCCAATGAAGAAGGAAGCATCGAAAGAATTGAGCAGATCAAAACTTCATGGAATAACATCGGAAAAGTTCCGAGAGACAAAATTTCAATCAACTCTGAATTCAACAAAACATTAAGAGAGAAACTGAAAATAAATAAAATCAACGAGCTTGAACTGAAAGAAGAAGGTTTATCTGAAAATCAGCTTACCGATAAAGCAAGAAAGATCAAAAATCAAATCTCTGACCTTGAGGCAGAAATCGTTAAACTGGAAAACAACCTTTCTTTCTTCAACAAACCTTCGAGAGAAAACCCTCTGTTGAAAGATACTTACAACACGATTGATGAGAAAAAGGCTCATCTTGAAACATTAAAACAAAATCTCCACAGCATTATCAGCGGAGAATAA
- the ribD gene encoding bifunctional diaminohydroxyphosphoribosylaminopyrimidine deaminase/5-amino-6-(5-phosphoribosylamino)uracil reductase RibD has translation MNNDEFYIKRCIELAQKALGNTYPNPLVGSVIVYNGEIIGEGYHHKAGENHAEINAINSVKNKDLIPESTIYVSLEPCAHYGKTPPCALKIKELGFKKVVIGAMDSHDKVNGKGKKIIQDAGIEAVSGILEKECIELNKRFFTYHEKKRPYIILKWAESGDGFLDKDFKPTAVSNSLVNQFVHQLRADEHAILVGTQTALNDNPSLTVRNAEGVNPVRILIDFDLKVPASFNIYNNEARTLVLNSVKEGSEGHIQFIKINKADFLAELTEVLYKEQIQSVIIEGGRFTLQEFINAGLWDEAIVIKNKNLILENGTKAPEFNYTPTKVENFRDNTISFFKQK, from the coding sequence ATGAACAACGACGAATTTTATATTAAAAGATGTATCGAGCTGGCTCAAAAAGCTCTTGGCAACACGTATCCCAATCCTCTTGTAGGAAGCGTCATAGTGTATAATGGGGAAATTATAGGTGAAGGATATCATCATAAGGCGGGAGAAAACCACGCAGAAATCAATGCCATCAATTCCGTTAAAAATAAAGATCTGATCCCGGAATCAACGATCTATGTATCTCTCGAACCGTGCGCCCATTATGGCAAGACACCGCCTTGTGCTTTAAAGATTAAAGAACTGGGCTTTAAAAAAGTGGTGATTGGTGCTATGGATTCCCATGACAAAGTGAACGGCAAGGGAAAAAAAATCATTCAGGATGCTGGAATTGAAGCCGTATCAGGAATTCTTGAAAAAGAATGCATTGAACTGAACAAAAGATTTTTCACCTACCACGAAAAGAAAAGACCCTATATCATTTTAAAATGGGCAGAATCCGGTGATGGTTTTCTTGATAAAGATTTTAAACCGACTGCTGTTTCAAACTCGTTAGTGAATCAGTTTGTTCACCAGTTAAGAGCTGACGAGCATGCCATTTTAGTAGGAACTCAAACTGCATTAAATGACAATCCAAGCCTTACCGTAAGAAATGCAGAAGGAGTAAACCCTGTCCGGATTTTAATTGATTTTGATCTAAAAGTTCCTGCCAGCTTCAATATTTATAACAATGAAGCAAGAACATTGGTTTTAAATTCTGTGAAAGAAGGTTCTGAAGGACATATTCAATTCATTAAAATCAACAAGGCTGATTTTCTGGCTGAACTCACCGAGGTATTGTATAAAGAACAGATACAGTCAGTTATTATCGAGGGCGGCCGTTTTACGCTGCAGGAATTTATTAATGCAGGTCTCTGGGATGAAGCAATAGTGATAAAAAATAAAAATCTTATCCTTGAAAATGGTACAAAAGCCCCCGAATTCAATTATACACCTACTAAAGTTGAAAACTTCAGAGATAATACGATCTCATTTTTCAAACAAAAATAA
- a CDS encoding IMPACT family protein, whose product MTFEYKTIEKPIENTLLKEKGSKFIGFAFPVTNEKELKSALEKIREEHPKATHHCYAFRMGLNGENYRANDDGEPSGSAGLPIYNQLLANEITNVLVIVVRYYGGTKLGVSGLVKTYKESAKITLEEASIITRELEIEVEIRFNFNQQNTIFTLLSKFDAKVLNFDANENCILTASLKLAQKESISEKLSEMQYVSFEFND is encoded by the coding sequence ATGACGTTTGAATATAAAACCATAGAAAAACCCATAGAAAATACTCTTTTAAAAGAAAAAGGGAGCAAATTCATCGGATTTGCTTTCCCGGTAACCAATGAAAAAGAATTAAAGAGTGCGCTGGAAAAGATCAGAGAAGAACATCCGAAAGCTACTCATCACTGCTATGCCTTCAGAATGGGATTAAATGGTGAAAATTACCGTGCCAATGATGATGGTGAGCCTTCCGGAAGTGCAGGTTTGCCAATTTACAACCAGCTTCTGGCTAATGAAATCACGAATGTGCTTGTCATTGTTGTCCGTTATTACGGGGGAACCAAATTAGGGGTTTCAGGATTGGTAAAAACCTATAAAGAATCGGCAAAGATCACATTGGAAGAAGCCAGCATCATTACCAGAGAACTGGAAATAGAAGTAGAGATCAGGTTCAACTTCAATCAGCAGAATACGATTTTCACCTTGCTTTCAAAATTTGATGCTAAAGTTTTGAACTTCGATGCGAATGAAAACTGTATTCTTACCGCTTCACTGAAACTGGCACAAAAAGAAAGCATCTCAGAAAAGCTTTCCGAGATGCAATATGTTTCATTTGAATTTAATGATTAA
- a CDS encoding zinc metallopeptidase: protein MVGYYIIIGISMLVSWWVSSRLKSKFEYYSNVHLRNGLSGKEVAEKMLRDNGINDVQVISVPGQLTDHYNPADKTVNLSEGVYMQRNAAAAAVAAHECGHAVQHAVGYSMLNLRSKLVPIVNISSNLMQFVLIAGIAVMAASRTIENPNGNTTVLAIGVAMFAMTTLFAFVTLPVEYDASNRAMKWLKDTGTVTAEEFVGVQDSLKWAARTYVVAALGSLAQLLYWASLLLGGRRD from the coding sequence ATGGTGGGTTATTATATCATTATTGGTATTTCAATGTTGGTGAGCTGGTGGGTTTCGTCCAGATTGAAATCGAAATTTGAATATTATTCCAATGTACACCTTCGAAATGGCCTTTCAGGCAAAGAAGTAGCGGAAAAGATGTTGAGAGATAACGGGATAAATGATGTTCAGGTAATATCAGTACCCGGGCAGTTGACGGACCACTATAATCCGGCAGATAAAACAGTGAACCTTTCGGAAGGAGTTTATATGCAGAGAAATGCAGCGGCAGCGGCAGTAGCAGCTCACGAGTGCGGACATGCAGTGCAGCATGCGGTAGGATATTCTATGCTGAATTTACGTTCAAAACTGGTTCCGATTGTAAATATTAGTTCTAATCTGATGCAGTTTGTTCTTATTGCGGGTATCGCAGTAATGGCGGCATCAAGAACAATTGAAAACCCAAATGGAAATACGACTGTTCTTGCCATCGGAGTAGCAATGTTTGCGATGACCACTCTTTTTGCTTTTGTAACGCTTCCTGTAGAATACGATGCGAGTAACAGGGCAATGAAGTGGCTTAAAGACACGGGAACTGTAACTGCAGAAGAATTTGTTGGAGTACAGGATAGTTTGAAATGGGCAGCAAGAACTTACGTGGTGGCAGCCTTAGGCTCTCTGGCACAGCTTCTTTACTGGGCATCTTTGCTTCTTGGAGGAAGAAGGGATTAA
- a CDS encoding GNAT family N-acetyltransferase, which translates to MSTVSIIEVKTAGQLKQFVKFPMDLYKNNPYYVPSFINDEINIWNADENPALQYSEAKQYLAYKNDRIVGRIAVLINHKEERELGIKKVRFGWIDFIDDAEVSKALIQKAVDYAKEKSIDKIEGPMGFTNLDKAGMLVKGFDQLATMIGIYNHAYYPQHLENLGLIKEKEWVEFEIIFPETLPEKIHKFNQLISEKYKLRVLKFKTKEEIIQYVDPMFDLLDETYKHLSTYTPISDEQRKTYKEKYFKLIDKDFIVCIADEHNNLISFAITMPSYSKALQKSGGKLLPFGWWHFLQAGKKNDRANFYLIGIHPDYQRRGVTSIIFKEIWDIFRKKGVKYLETNPELEENKSIQLLWQDYNPVNHKRRRTYSMKLK; encoded by the coding sequence ATGTCTACAGTTTCAATTATTGAAGTAAAAACAGCGGGTCAGCTCAAGCAATTCGTAAAGTTTCCGATGGATTTGTATAAAAACAATCCCTACTATGTTCCGTCTTTTATCAATGACGAAATCAACATCTGGAATGCTGATGAAAATCCTGCGCTTCAATATTCTGAGGCAAAACAGTATCTTGCCTATAAGAATGACAGGATTGTAGGAAGAATTGCCGTTCTGATCAATCATAAGGAAGAGAGAGAATTAGGAATTAAAAAAGTTCGTTTCGGATGGATTGACTTTATTGATGATGCTGAAGTTTCAAAGGCATTAATTCAAAAAGCAGTTGATTACGCTAAAGAAAAAAGTATTGACAAAATTGAAGGGCCTATGGGCTTCACCAATCTTGATAAAGCTGGAATGCTGGTAAAAGGTTTCGACCAGCTTGCAACCATGATTGGAATTTACAACCATGCTTATTATCCTCAGCATCTTGAAAACCTGGGGTTAATCAAAGAAAAAGAATGGGTGGAGTTTGAAATCATTTTCCCTGAAACCTTGCCTGAAAAAATCCACAAGTTCAATCAGCTTATTTCTGAAAAGTACAAACTGAGAGTTTTAAAATTCAAAACGAAAGAAGAGATTATTCAGTATGTAGATCCTATGTTTGATCTTCTGGATGAGACTTACAAACATCTTTCTACTTACACTCCGATTTCTGATGAACAGCGTAAAACCTATAAAGAGAAATATTTCAAACTTATTGATAAAGATTTCATTGTTTGTATTGCTGATGAACACAATAATCTGATCTCCTTTGCTATTACAATGCCTTCTTATTCCAAAGCTCTGCAGAAGTCCGGTGGAAAACTACTTCCTTTTGGCTGGTGGCATTTCTTACAAGCAGGAAAGAAAAATGACAGAGCGAACTTCTACCTGATCGGAATTCATCCGGATTATCAGAGAAGAGGAGTAACTTCTATTATTTTTAAAGAAATCTGGGATATTTTCAGAAAAAAAGGAGTAAAGTACCTTGAAACCAACCCGGAACTCGAAGAAAACAAAAGTATTCAGCTGTTGTGGCAGGATTACAATCCGGTAAATCATAAAAGAAGAAGAACGTATTCAATGAAACTCAAGTAA
- a CDS encoding NADH-quinone oxidoreductase subunit A, with protein MNLPESYIPILIQAGVAVGFVAVSLLGAHFLGPQQKKGNSVKNQSWECGVPVEGNARTPFSIKYFLTAVLFVLFDIEIVFFYPYAVNFREFGMEGFLAVLTFVAIFFVAFFYVWKRGALDWDK; from the coding sequence ATGAATTTACCTGAAAGTTATATTCCAATCCTTATCCAGGCTGGTGTAGCAGTAGGATTTGTAGCGGTTTCTTTGCTTGGAGCACATTTCTTAGGTCCACAGCAGAAAAAAGGAAACTCTGTAAAAAACCAAAGCTGGGAATGTGGGGTTCCTGTAGAAGGAAACGCCAGAACACCGTTTTCTATCAAGTACTTCCTGACTGCGGTATTGTTCGTACTATTCGATATTGAAATCGTATTCTTTTATCCTTACGCTGTAAACTTCAGAGAATTCGGTATGGAAGGTTTCCTTGCCGTGCTTACATTCGTTGCGATCTTCTTCGTAGCGTTTTTCTATGTCTGGAAACGAGGCGCACTGGATTGGGATAAATAA